The Camelina sativa cultivar DH55 chromosome 16, Cs, whole genome shotgun sequence sequence TGGGAAACATTTTCGGTTGAAGAATATATGAACCACTTCAATGGAACAAATCGTGATTACTAAATTGTTAGATCGTGACCAACTCAAGGTAAACTGTCAattaattttccttttgttcTCACTTATCCATGATCACATATTTGATCAAGTGGTCTATTATTGATTGTTTAAGTTTTTGAAGAAATCAAGCCATTTGCACATGTCATACATTTTGCCTTGAATACACCACTTTCCCATTCCTACGacttatttaaacaaaataacatttatagGTTCCTTTAAGGAGCATATGAACttatttctttcctttgttttatACATCTCTTTTGTAGATTACTTGATATACacttaataattttcaaatctctttgttcTCTGTTGCAAACAgatacctctctttctcttttgtatatCTCACTATCTCTacttttatgtatttgtttttttgggcaGCAACAAAGTTAGACATAAGAACTCTTGGAGAATACCTGGGAAGTAACAACAAAACAGAAGAATTATTATGCATAAGATCTACAGCGTTAAGGTTCTCAAACATTTTTGTATCAAGCCGTTGAATCTGGTTCGAAGTGTGAAATCTCTAGACCATCCACCATGTTTCCGATCGCAGACAcaattgtttcttttcttactCGCCAAGATTCGTGGGTAATATTAAGATGAGAGAAGTCCAAAAGTGAAGTTTGCCGGAAGAAAACAAACTTATCGAAAAGAAGAGTTCTCAGTGTGATTGTTTTACACTTTTACTTCTACACGTGTACTTATTCTCTACATCCCACCTAATTATATTAGctgtctctttttttctccCTCTCTTAAACGTTTTTtcatgaaatttaatttaagtaTTCTTCTCAAATTCTCTTAAATGTTTAGGcttttgtaaaaaatttcaattattaatatttagttAAGTATCAAATATTACGTCCGTGCATAGCACGGGCCATCGTACTTGTAATATTAATAATCGCCAAAAATCATAGAATAAATACACTTTTTGTTAATACTAGTATTTTGCTTTACTTTTTTTGTCGTTAAATTATTTTACTGGGATAGTTagattattaataaatttttttcattaaattattttgacgTTCTTCTTTATATCATACATAATGGGCCTTACCTTTGGGCCTCTCTAGCTTATAGAGTTTTTGACTCGGTAAAAGAATGACGTCTCATATTGTTCCAACGTTCCGTTTGATTTGACATGTGACAGTAACACAATAGCAAAATATGAACGTTGTGAAACGGTAACATTTTCTAAcgtttgaaaatataatattttactggGAAATAAGAACGTTGTAAAACGGtaacattgaaaataaaatattgtattgGGAAATATGAACGTTATGACTCTCTCTATAAATACTCCCCCTTCTTCGCCCTGAAATCTGAGACCTCCTACTCTAACTTGAATAACTTCTTTACAAATTTCGAATACAATCTGTTTTTAAATCCTTTTAGTTCTGTTCTTACCACTTGAGGAGCTCTCACTCGAATTTCTCCGTCTACACTTCTCATCACcggaagagaaacaaagaaaagcatCCACGTTCTCGTACAAGGTAAATACTCTTTGTCTAATTCCTCTAGTTTATTTACCATTTAAGTGGTTCTTGACTTCTTGTGTTAGATTGTTtacctcttcttcatcttttatGGAGTTGTTTTGTTGAACACCAAATACAAAAATGCTCTGTTTTAAAATCCATTTTACATAATATTGTTGTCTTGACTTCAACTATACGTGTGTGTCTAATGAACTTATTTTGTTGGCTATATAAGTgtcttattagttttttttgttgaacaccAAATACAAAATGCTCTGTTTTAAAATCCATTTTACATAATATTGTTGTCTTGACTTCAACTATATGCGTGTGTCTAATGAACTGATTTTTTTGGCTATATAAGTGTCTTGTAAGTTTTTAATAATCTGATTTATGTTTCTTATAGCTAGATATTATATGTTGTGTCTAAGAAAACATAGAatgaagttctttttttttttttaacggaaaACAAAGGAAGAATGGGTTTTGATTAGTAGAATTGACAAACGGAGAAAACGATTGTGATGAAAACTGATTTTCGTTAACTAATTTTTGCAGATGGGTTGAAGGAAACAAAGCCTTTAGGGACCGTGTCCAGCGTAAATCTTCTGCTTTGTGAAGTTGACAAGAGCAACATTCATAGCactatttgtattttttttttccttgaataCATCCGTATGTTGTGTGTGTTTAAATGTGAATGTATAGATGTATGTATAGATGTATAGGATGTGAATATGTTTGTATAGATGTGTGTATAGGATGTGAATATGTTTGTATAGATGTATGTATAGGATGTGAATGTATAGATAGATGTATGAATAGGATGTGAATGTATAGATAGATGTATGTATAGGTGTATAGGATGTGTAGCGTAGAGAGAGAGGGACACACGAGTGTAGAGGGAATGGTTGCAGCGTAGAGAGAAGGACACACGAGTGTAGTGTCACTAAGAGTATGAATAGTTGGAGCGTATGAATAGTTGCAGCGGGGCGGATTAGTTATTTCGCATAAGAGATTGTTTGCTTACCAGGCcgtaaaatcaaaatatttttataaaaaatctagaaatatcatataagaaaacgtcaaaaatgcaaaaaaaaaaaatttagtcgataaaacttttaaataaatGCCAAACAAACTTAGTCAAAATGAAAATGCCtaatatcaaaccaaaaataaacttttaagcAATATGACAAGCCCAAACAAACATTAGTTCAAGGTGTAATTTCAAATCTCAGGAGTACAaggaaaatgaatgaaaattggcaaaaaaacaaaaaaaggcttAGTCAAAATGACCAAAGCAAATATGGACATCTCAAAGCAAATATGGATATCTCAATTGctataaaaagaaatacaaaaaaagactcaaatagggaaagtaaaacaaaaaaaatagcaacTGAAGTGAAGTAACTAGAAATaactttttcttgaaaaaatggCCTATCGTCtatcatttcattttttgtatccataaaataattcatactaataaaagaaaatttaaacaacagaagaaaaacattaataatCCATTTTTCAAGTCGAGAGAGcatttaaaaaagtatttttgtaaCCTATATTTCTACAAACtccttttatattttacataatttcttttaaataattaaccaTGCTTCTAAAGATTGAATGAACTTATAAGATTTATAAGATTTGTATTAAATGAACTTTGCTTAAAATAGATTTATAAGAAACTAGAAATAgctttttcttgaaaaaaggGCCTATCGGCtatcatttcattttttgtatccataaaataattcatattaataaaagaaaatttaaaccatagaagaaaaacattaataatCCATTTTTCAAGTCGAGAGAGcatttaaaaaagtatttttgtaaCCTATATTTCTACAAACtccttttatattttacatattttcttttagatAATTAACCATGCTTATAAAGATTGAATGAACTTATAAGATTTGTATTAAATGAACTTTGCATTTTGTCAAGTCAGTAAAGATTAGTTATTAGAAACTATAAAtagttttttcttgaaaaaaggGCCTATCGGAtatcatttcaatttttgtatccataaaataattcatactaataaaaaaaaatttaaaccacagaagaaaaacattaataatCAATTTTTCAAGTCGAAAGAGcatttaaaaaagtatttttgtaaCCTATATTTCTACAAACtccttttatattttacatattttcttttaaataattaaccaTGCTTATAAAGATTGAATGAACTTATAAGATTTATAAGATTTGTATTAAATGAACTTTGCATTTTGTCAAGTCAGTAAAGATTAATTATTAGAAACAATCTCGTTCTTCCATGACACACGAATGAAATtcctcaaaattataatcatctCACAAAAATTCCCAACGAGTTTTAGATTATACAATTTGACTAAACCCTTTTGCCTAACCGACAAGAATGCTGATGTAATTGCGGTGGTTAAGAATAGAGTCATAGTGGAGAAAGGAAAGAATGAGACTTGAAACCAAAAAGTTTCAATGTTTGGATTCATTGAGAATGTTTACAGATTCTTGTGTCAGtaatacaaaaatgttaatCATCGTCTTCACTTTCATCACTATATGAGACTAAGCCTAACCCTGTTAGCAGAGGTTCAGTAGTTTTACCTGTAACATTGCCTTTTACGGAATCTAAAGAAGTCCGGTCGATTTGGCTAGCTGTTTTTTCATTCCCTGggatctcttcctcttctttctcagtCGCCTTAGCCTTCTTCAGTACTGGCTTGACTTTTACGATTGCCTTAAATGGACGAGTTGCAGGATTTCTTTTCCCGGTTGGTTTTTGTTCCTGTAAAAGAGatcaagatatatattattatcttgTGATTCAAAATGCTCAAATGAAACACTTGTACAATTCTATCGAACATTCCAATTTGAACCATTATGAGAGACACTCACCTTGGTGGTTGGAGCTGGTGGTGGCGGTGCTGGATCCTTAAGTTCGTGAATGATAGCTGATCGTGCTGCAACCGCTGCCTAAAAATTGAACCATAATACAGTCTTAATCTAGCATCTTTAACTTTGTTAATTGTGTGTTATTCAAGATTCAAAAAGAAACTTACCTGGAAACTACGAagttgctcttcttcttcatttgccATTTGCCGTTCATATTCCCTCTTTGactataagcaaaaaaaaaaaaaacaagtgcaAATGAGGCTGTTATAACCCCAAGGATTAAGTCATCAAGTCAAGAGCTTAACAATACTAACACCAATATCCACAATGGTCAAGCCATATTTAGTCCATTTACAATAAACTAGTTAAGTACTCTCACTAAACAGGCAAGAAAGTAATTAGCTATCCATGAAAAAAGAAGTTGCACACCATCTCCAGTTTATCAAGAAACTCAGTCTCATCTTCATCCAGAGCTTTAGGTGGTCCTGGAATAATCCCAAATAGAAAGAACGGCTTTAACGAGGCGTAAGGTATAGTTTCAGAAAGGAAGACTAATCCAAATTATCTCGTAAAACTACACACTACAAAGGTTCTTCTTAACATAAGAAGAACCAATCACAGCTTAAAACAACAGAATTAATACTAATACGGGTGCGCAAAAGTAATAATGAGACTCACTATGCTTGAATCGTTCATTAAACTCAGCGTCCTTCTTGTCTTTGTTCTCTTTCAAAATCTGGAATTGATATATAGGTCAAAGAACACATTTacaagtgaggaagaagaagaacgacaATGGAGGATGGATGAAGGGAAAAAAACCTCGAAGAGAGCCCTGTCTCTCTGGAATGTTCCATCTTCAACTCTTTCACCTCCTTCTTTCTTCGATTCATCTAACTGCATCacgaaagattaaaaaaaaaaaaattttaatcgaATTTTAGAAAGCTAGGGTTTCGATCGAGAcagagacaagaaacaaaaaaaaaaaacctggtCCTCCGAGACGAAATTTAGTAACCTAATTGGTTTCGCTGTATCTtcagccatcttcttcttcttcctcctcctctacgCAAACAACTCAATCACACCGCAAACAACTCAATCACACCGCTTTGCGTTAAGTTCCGGTGAATCTTTTTTAACTCGCCGGATTCAACAAGACTCTTTCTCTCCGAGAAACCGCCCGATGGATGACGCGTGTCCGTCATAACTGCGCGATGGATTACACGTGGCATTATCTGATTAAAATCTCAAGAGTTTTAAATTCTCCAGAAATACCCATAGGTTTCCTCATCTATTTGGGTTTGACCCTACAGGTTTCATCTGTATCAATTTCGTACTTTTGACTCTTTACTTGAAGATTGCACTTTGAAGTAGGTGAATAAATAGACTAAGATGTCTAACGAacgaaaagaagagaaaaattatgtgttattacAAGtttcaattaaagaaaaattattggaATTTTACGAAACAATATTTGAAAGCAAGAATGTTTGAGGAATATAAAGGGGGGCATCATTTTATTTGCAATAATCATCATACAGTGCCCGTTAAACgttttaaaaaaactgataaaaagAAAGGGCCTCTCAAGGTTAtttattagcttcttcttcttcttccattgcaAGCCGCTCCTCCACAAGCTCATTAATAAAGTTACATCCGGAATCTTTGCCCGTGGCTCTTCCAACGCCTTATTGTTACACCGGATTCATGTGTTTGATCTATGAAAGAGTCTGAATGAGGCTCTTGTGGATTATCCACATATATCTATCTGCCACCAAACCAACATCTCTGATTAGAAGAATGCAATGGCTTAATCCCTTAATGGGTTTGATTCATATACAATCAAGCAAATATCACCTAGAACATGGAAACAGATCTAAAGTTGTTTGCTTTTACAGTCCACCATTTTACTAGATACAATACCAACAAGGTAAGAAGCTCTTGTGTTTAGAAATCTACTCTTAGAAGATAAGCAAGATTGTGAATTTGAAACATACCTGATTACTACACTGCGGAAAGGTTTTTACAAGTCATCTGATCCTTGACCAGCTCTGTTATTGcgtctctcaatctctcataaTCTTCTTGTTTATTATAAACCTGATGAGAAATCCGAACATACGCAGTAATTAGTCCACTCTCTTCGTCTTTCACTCCTTCCTCGCCATCCCTCAATCCGAGAAAATAAACAGGAACCTCGACTGAGTAATGCACCCGCAGATATGACCGCAACATAGTAGAATCTTCATCACTTTCAACACAGAGTATTGAAGGTAGACCGATCATAACCATCCCAACACACATATCAGGAGGTGACCCGAGATTTGTTCCCCAGGCATTAGCCAGCATCAAACCCATTCTAACAGCCTCATCATGGTTCCTAATCATTATCCCTTCAATCCCTCCCTCAAATCTGTTCACAAACTCCATCACAGATGGAACCACAAGCTGCGAACTGTAATCCCTAGTCCCAATCCAGGCACTCTCTATAGGCAAACCATTTCCAAACTCATGAGACACCACAGGGTGATGAACATCAGACTCAGAACTACGTTTCTTACAATAGAAAAACGCGATAGAGGGCGGGCAAAAGAACCATTTATGCAGGTTACTCACATAGTAATCAGCTCCGATATCTTTAACATCAACTTTAACACTACCAATGGCATGAGCAGCATCAACAAAAACCTGCTCCACACCTTCTTCTCTGCAGATTTGAACCAATTCTCGTACCGGCATCAAAACACACGGCATTGACGTTATATGGTCAATGATAGCTAACCTAATCGTTCTACCATTCGCTCTACCTTTCTCTAATCCTTGTCTAAACACCGAGATAATCTCCTCGTTAGAATTTACAGGAAAAGGTAGCCTAACCTCAACAGTAGAACCTCCCACACGAGAGACGTAAGCCTGAATCGACTTCTTCACACTCTGAAACGCACAGTGAAACATGACTACGGTGTCTTCCTTCTTGTAAATCCCTTCGGAGAAACACCTCCCCACTTTCTGAAGAACAATAGCAGCGGCAGTGGTGGCGTTATCAACGAGCGAGACCTCGTCAACGTCATCGGCGTTGATTAGGTCACTGATCACAGTTCGAGAAGCGAGGAGTCCACGACGGAGACCGTTGAAGTAGAACTCGTCAGGCTGACGGAGAAACCGAAGCTGCCACTCACGCTGCGCCTCGAGAACGGATCCAGGACAGCACCCGAAGCTTCCGTTGTTGATTCGAGCAATACCGGTCTGGTGGTGAGCGAACTCTGACCGGATATCTGACTCGGTTATTAACCCAGCGAGGCGCGGCTTCTTCGGTGCGCGGTGATTGTGATTCGATGAATCGCCGTTACGCCGCTCGTCCGCCTCCATCGGAAGAAGCTAGGGTTTCTTTTTCTCTGGAAATCCCCAAATCGAGAGAGACtgtggttgtttttttttgtgggtcaAATCATTTCACTGTTGATACGTCATCGTCGATTTAGTGGTGCGGTAACACTTTTGCGCTTCCCGacaattcagaaaaaaaatttcaaaatttcaacattttatttatttatttgacatGTGATGATCGTTTGCACCttgttagatttttattttgttaatcataATATAGGTGTATAAAATTtctcattaattaaaaatattaggaTTTGGACCGTCATTTAAAATTTGGGCCTTAGTGGGCCAATATAAGGTAGGCCTACTATTAGACATACGAGATTAGCTGACGATTAATAAAATAGCTATTCATTCCATCACCTAACCATTATTATCAAATGGATCGAAGATTACGTTAGTTTATAAACTAGGGATCGGACCCGTACGTACCCTAGTGCCGGatgttttttctaaatattttttttcaagattttggaTCTACACTTAGGNNNNNNNNNNNNNNNNNNNNNNNNNNNNNNNNNNNNNNNNNNNNNNNNNNNNNNNNNNNNtgttttttctaaatattttttttcaagattttggaTCTACACTTAGGTGTTTTGATTTATAACACATGAGTCTTATAGTAGCTTTATATTCTAAATTTAGTATAGTATTTATAATCCAaattttatattggtttgatttCAATCTAGTGTGCCAATGTTTGAAATAAGATTGATTTCACATGGAACTTGGACTGACATAATGATGAATCCGGGTGAGTTGTTAACGAGATTGACCATTTAAATTTCTATCATACTTATAAACTATCAACGGGGAAAAAAATCGcgaaaatgaattaaaatatcGTGAAGCAGAATAACctaaatagaaatataaaaagGATAAACCCCAACACGTTATACGGGTTGGGTTAAAAATTCACCTTATAAAAACCCGTTCCACGAGATTTAGAGGAGTAAATAGTTCCACATACTTGAATTAAAGACATGATTATAATATCGATTTTTGTTTGGACCTTAACCCACTTTTCGA is a genomic window containing:
- the LOC104749102 gene encoding uncharacterized protein LOC104749102 — protein: MAEDTAKPIRLLNFVSEDQLDESKKEGGERVEDGTFQRDRALFEILKENKDKKDAEFNERFKHRPPKALDEDETEFLDKLEMSKREYERQMANEEEEQLRSFQAAVAARSAIIHELKDPAPPPPAPTTKEQKPTGKRNPATRPFKAIVKVKPVLKKAKATEKEEEEIPGNEKTASQIDRTSLDSVKGNVTGKTTEPLLTGLGLVSYSDESEDDD
- the LOC104749103 gene encoding L-cysteine desulfhydrase-like; translation: MEADERRNGDSSNHNHRAPKKPRLAGLITESDIRSEFAHHQTGIARINNGSFGCCPGSVLEAQREWQLRFLRQPDEFYFNGLRRGLLASRTVISDLINADDVDEVSLVDNATTAAAIVLQKVGRCFSEGIYKKEDTVVMFHCAFQSVKKSIQAYVSRVGGSTVEVRLPFPVNSNEEIISVFRQGLEKGRANGRTIRLAIIDHITSMPCVLMPVRELVQICREEGVEQVFVDAAHAIGSVKVDVKDIGADYYVSNLHKWFFCPPSIAFFYCKKRSSESDVHHPVVSHEFGNGLPIESAWIGTRDYSSQLVVPSVMEFVNRFEGGIEGIMIRNHDEAVRMGLMLANAWGTNLGSPPDMCVGMVMIGLPSILCVESDEDSTMLRSYLRVHYSVEVPVYFLGLRDGEEGVKDEESGLITAYVRISHQVYNKQEDYERLRDAITELVKDQMTCKNLSAV